The sequence below is a genomic window from Candidatus Hydrogenedentota bacterium.
GAAACCGCGGTCCAGGAGACATCGCCTTTTTGCAGAACTTGCGTTACACAACTCCCTAGACCCTAGACCCTAGACCCTAGACCCTAAACCCTAGACCCTAAACCCTAAACCCTAGACCCTAGACCCTAGACCCTAGACCCTAGACCCTAGACCCTAAACCCTAAACCCTAGACCCTAAACCCTACCCCCTCTTCTCCGCCTGCAGCGCCCGAATCATCCCGGACAACATCTTGCCCACCTCCTGGGTCATGTTCCACAGTTCCGCCGCCTTTTCACGCGGGGCAAACCCCAGACGCGCCGAAAGGGCAATGTGTGTCTCCAGTTCGGCCAGGGACCCGCGCGCAATACTCAGATGATGCACATAATCACCCCGGTGCACACGCCCGTAACCCTCCGCCACATTCGCCGGTATCGAAACCGCCGCCCGCTGCATTTGGCTGGCCAGGCCATACCGTTCCTGTGCCGGAAACCCAGCCGCAAGTTCATACACCGCCACCACCATGTCCATCCCCTTCTTCCACACCTCCAACTCCCGATAAGTCTTCATCATCTTCCCTTCCCCTAAACCCTAAACCCTAAACCCTAAACCCTAGACCCTAAACCCTAAACCCTACTCCCCGCCGACCTCAGCTCCTCGCACGCCCGCACCACCCGCTCCACCATGCCCGCGCGGCCCTTGTCCAGCCAGGTGCTGGCCAGGTAATCCTGCTTCACCCCCACCTCGCCGTCCACCTTCAACACCCCGGCATAATGCGTGAACATGTGGTCCGCCACGGCCCGGGTCAGCGCGTACTGCGTGTCCGTGTGGATGTTCATCTTCACCACGCCGTAGTCCAGCGTCTCGTGTATCTCCTCCGTGCCCGTGCCCGACCCGCCGTGGAAGACCAGCCACATCCGCGCGGCATCCCCGTACTTCGCCGTCACCGCCGCCTGCCCGTCCCGCAGGATGCCCGGCATCAGTTTCACACTGCCCGGC
It includes:
- a CDS encoding four helix bundle protein produces the protein MMKTYRELEVWKKGMDMVVAVYELAAGFPAQERYGLASQMQRAAVSIPANVAEGYGRVHRGDYVHHLSIARGSLAELETHIALSARLGFAPREKAAELWNMTQEVGKMLSGMIRALQAEKRG